The genomic interval AGTAGTTATAACCTTTTTCTAAGTTCCACTAGCTATTTTCAAATCAAACACCGTGTTTATCAAAATTACGAGTAACAAAATTACACCGGTACTGTAGAAACGCTATTCAATATCCCGATTCCTTTTAACAATGATCGTGATAATTTTCTATAATTCCTAGCAACCTTTCTCATACCAAAAAGCACGACTGCATTAACAGCCGTGCTCATTATATTCAAATTAGTGATTCAATCCAAATGCCCGATTATCACTAGCATCCGCGCTAGCTACATCACTAGCTGCTTGTTCTTCGGCCATCAACCGAGCGCGTTCATGTTTGTTATACCAAGGTGAAACAGTGAAAGCCAAGACATCGTTCATCAGATAAACGGAACTATTAATGAACATTGCTAGTGTCGCCGAACCTTGACGGAACGAGATGAACCAGAGGACCATTTGTGCTAAACCAGAGGCAATCCACCAGAAATACTGGTTGTTGTAACGGAGGAAGCAAATAACGCCGGCCGTTAAACAAATCGCAAAACTAATGGCATCGACCCATGGCCGGGGATCATCAGTTAAGGCACCAATAAGATAGCCGGAGATGGCATAAACAACTAAAGTTGCGACAATTGCGACGATCCACGTCTTACCCGTAAACTTCCGAATCTTTGAAACCATGTTGACGTTCCAATTAGCACTTAATAGTACTGGAATATCAAGCGTTACGACGTAGGCTAATTGTTCCCCAATGCTTAAATAGTTCTTAGCTGAAAAACCAACTACGATGAAGCAAGCGGCGGAGATGACGCCTAATAATCCATTGACTGACTTAGCCGCATTAATGGCTAACACACAAAGAACACCCAAAGTGGTCCCAATAAATGTTAAAATAGACAATGCTGTAATTGGCGCACTTACTAACGTCATTACTTGACATCCTAGGCTAAAATAGAATAGATAG from Lactiplantibacillus brownii carries:
- the pnuC gene encoding nicotinamide riboside transporter PnuC, with translation MILSNYFKFLSHQLKGWPQQNYYLFYFSLGCQVMTLVSAPITALSILTFIGTTLGVLCVLAINAAKSVNGLLGVISAACFIVVGFSAKNYLSIGEQLAYVVTLDIPVLLSANWNVNMVSKIRKFTGKTWIVAIVATLVVYAISGYLIGALTDDPRPWVDAISFAICLTAGVICFLRYNNQYFWWIASGLAQMVLWFISFRQGSATLAMFINSSVYLMNDVLAFTVSPWYNKHERARLMAEEQAASDVASADASDNRAFGLNH